The following nucleotide sequence is from Aedes aegypti strain LVP_AGWG chromosome 3, AaegL5.0 Primary Assembly, whole genome shotgun sequence.
TTATATGAATTTAATGTAGCTTGGAGTAGTGTTTTTATGTTTTGTGCTTCACTGTGCATTTTGAAATGGCCCGTTCATGAGCAGCGTCAGAATTTTGAacgagagttcaatgtttactgcgttcACGTGCAAagttagaacgcgttcagttcacttttggctcgcgttcggttcaaaatgcatcactgcttctggaccaccgaaataacccaggaatgatcACCGGAGATACCGAATGgtgccgatgtgaattacatatacaaaattacgatagaaacttacttttcggatgttccgggtatgaataactaagtgattcGAGAATCTCTACTCACGTGAATAgctattcaaaaatataaggacggttcagattacttgtttagttacggaactacaggttgtcaaagtatgggtctctaaagggacttttttcagatgtagcagattcccggtggccacagtagccaaatccggatctccgggagagtttttgaaactaaacatgtgtgcctttcatttaagcccaacagaactaaattcggtcaacacactgattattgcgagctgtttgaatttttgggtcgaaaaacctaagtcacaatttgtaactttttgttaggtCCTTAGTCTCTAACAAAAagatacaaattgtgacttaggttTTTCGGcccaaaaattcaaacagctcgcaaaaatcaatGCATAATGtgccacattttttttgtaGCGCCGCTCCTCGCTGAAAGCTCCTTTTAgcacaaatgttttcaaaacttaggaaaagtcagaaaatttcagatttttttctacgGATTTACAGCTCACAGCGTCGATTGGCCAAAAAATACCCCAATGCACAAGAAAGGTTGAGAAAACTCACCATGTGACATGTtgtcaacaaaatgttgataaaaactcaacttagttttaccaaattaggatgatagtgttgcccaACACAGAAAACcttgatataagaaattaatgaaatgtttaaaattatactaataaaggaatacagaaaaaaaactcactTGAACCCTTTCATAAATCAAGAACTGCGACTGAAAATGTTGAAACTGTAACAGTAATAGCAGGAAATGCCCATTCTACACGCTTAAAACAcgttgataaaaaataatgtgtCAGTTCCGCTCAATATTTCATTCAACAAGCCGTTGTCTCTGGAATCAGTTTCTATAATTCGTCGACTGTGTAATTAACCGACCGCCGCAAATAAGGTGCTGAAATAATCGTTATTTTCAATCTTCGGTTGGCTCCCGTATAAAACCCCTTCAGATGGTGACTAAGCTCATTACAACCGTTGAAATGGGTCGTTTAAGTTTCTGCTTTGCACTGTTCTCTGTGGCATTGATGTTACTGGATTTTACAAGCGCAACAACACCAGATGCTACCCAGAGGGTAATTTCATTGAACAATAGACAGTTTCTCTTTTGTTActgcttttttttttacagtttaaGAGGAGCCCCCAAATGCCACAGATGCCGCCACCACCATCTCCTCCGGAAGGATTTCCAAGTCCACCGGCCATGCCGTTCCGAAGGGTAAGCACTAGGGTGATTCACAGAACAAACAAGTTTGAATATGctatctcccatatcttccttaaaATTTGTATGATAAACATAgatttctgtaaaaatttcaggaattttgGTGAGtgtttaaaggtggcccaaaaatGGTGAATGTTTATATTGAATATCATATAGAAAAATATAActtaaatttatgaattattatattttgtttgaagatcaaatgTAGAAGTTGTTTAGAACATTGTTTTAAATCTTTCGATAGTAACTTCCATACGTCGCCACcatgggccacctttaaattatAACCAACATGGTTGAAAATTTCGTAGTACTTTATATTGTATATGAGAATTGTAAAAAAGATAATGAGGGAttggattttcatttttttaactttattaTTTATGTGCGTAAATTAAGCTTAAAAGTTAAACCATCAAATTTCAGGTTATTAGACAACTACCGGAAGAGGTTCCAGAAGGTCCACCGAAGGAATCTACATCCGCAAACGTACATTCAGTGGTCTGAAGTCAAACCAGTAACATCTATGAAAACGTAATTACAAATCCCAACACACAATTTCTCTGTTTTTCAGCACCCTCAGACTAGTATCCAACATCACCACGCGCAAGGAAGTGACCAGATGGGGCATAACTTACAATATCACAGCAGCCAAACGATGAATGCGCGTTCGAAGCGGGAAGCTCGTGGCACTGgtggaaaatttccaaatcgAGGAGGATAAGTTTGGAAAAATAcagtataattttattatattaattTCTACGATAGACATATCAACCAAATAAAGCTAGCAATCAATCAAAGATTTATtgtttactagtggtcccggcaaacttcgtcttgccatcaagtagactGTTGAAAcacgctatgaatcgtcccatacaaaatgacagttccgttcactctcatttttccgactttcccggtgaatatcacAAACATGTCgaaacccttgacgaacaaaatgaagAAAGAATTTatacaaatccgttgacccgttcgtaagccatttcgtgacatacaaacaccactccactATTGACCAAACTATTGACTATTGACTATTCCACCACAcagatactattgcaaaactggtactacacgtacactaatacaaacaaacttgttagctgcaagaattaattaatttcaaaattgttttccatcaatcaaaaatccattgtatctctgtctaaaatcgaatactatagTATATATAGTATATATAGTATATATAGTATATATAAtatattagttttttcaacacatggtgagcacTTGAGTGCTAATTGAGTGGACCACACAGATATAAAGCACATGGTACACTTTTAAAGGGGTGGGGTAaatggatcaagtattattatcattcattggcagactacttacgagaatttgaataagtttcaatatccgcaaatgttgttttcctttaccttttttcattcctagcttaaatttgttaaagtgaccacagaaaatttgaaataatcctcctaaaaaaaaaaaattcaatctctctggtataaaaaaataaaaaataaaaaagagtgaacattgagcttgagcttgagcttgattggccgcccgtggatgctactccagtatcgccagatcagctgcacttacacaaggaaccaaccgaatgactgcttgggactaacaggcatcctcagtgtataagtgctggtgatcttctatttttaggcaacaatggcacctgccacgtcagaatgcagaccaatgaggggaagggggaggaattgatgatgcattgaactggctcccacatagaccgtatattccactgcatctacgccagttcatgcgggagtgtatggattgggggaaaggcatggcagagaggtttgcttttgtggttagcagactgcctatgtatcaggcgtaagaaaggcgtgcgcgtggaagtaggaagcgttagggaaacggtttcttgtccgtctctggttctagcgtttgctatgaacgaatagttttgagtgtgatatatttagaatggaagatagaagcaagtgagagatatacaactacaaagtacgaggaaagggacgggcctgggattgaacccatgaccttctgcatatgaagcagaagcggtagccatcagaccaccaaccccgtcaaacGTGAATATAGAATATTTTGTGTATAGTATATTTAGACCATTGCATTTGTACGGTTATTTCTCTTCTCtgtgagtaatttatttatgtttctcaaaaaaatctgtcGGCTTAAATTTTTGGTTggctttaaaataaaaaagtttataaaattaaGCAAAAGTTCATGTGGAAGTTATTCTAGACAAATCGTAAGaagttcaattattttttgccaACATTTGAGGTGAAGATtaaagtcgaaatacgcgtatctgtcaaaggatacagactctagtggaattaaatggtatagtactaaattcggtttttcatttacttataggtattccactaaatagCTGGAGTATCTATTATCATGAGTTCTTAtttcaaacgggtgtttggttctccagatttgtgctcttgaaaatttaaatatgggCTTTGATGCATCTTCATTTCCATCAGTTTTTTTCGAAcactaaaataaaaactatcaaatagaaaacatgaaaactgAAAACCATGAATGAACAATAGCCCTACCAAATTATGAAATAAATCCCTCAGAAGATCTTTTATATTGTATTGCATATAaactttctcaaaaaaaaaaaaaatcgtcgaaaATATATGCATTTTTCAATAAGTGTTTGATGGCGGAAAACaactaataaaaatcaaaattataggTATGATTTTAACAGCAAATTGTGCGATGGTTTTTATTTGAATGTAGATGGTCGATTCTTTATTGAAATAGAGCTTCCCGGGGAATACGGAAATcagggaaacagaaaatcatttcccggaaaacgggtatcccgggaaatgttcccgggattggaaACTCTAATAGGTAAGTTCGAATATAcgagaatttgaaaataaaaatatttttcaacatatctggACGCTATATAGTTGCACAAGTTCAAATACCtgatttttttaacttaaatgCGTTAACCTTATTGAATGAACACTTATTGCTGCAGGTACGTCAAATAATTAAAGGACAGCTTCTTTATAATGTACAAAAAGCATCCAATCATGCCCCGCGGAACTATCATGCTTCAACGCACTTTCAAGACTAAGGAGTTGATTGAAGAAGATTTTTTGCTTTAGTTTGTCTAAACAGTTGAGAGCATCAAACCGTATTAAAAACAGCAATGcaataccaaaaaatggtcacttgaaaatcgcacaaaattgcaacggaaacagcgaaaaacgtttttatacaaTCGTTTGAAGAGAAATTGTGCATGTTTCATGTTGACGCATAATCCCAACAGAAATAGtcatcttgtttttttttttaccgccATCTagatttagaaaatttgcaaaaatCGACACGGCCTAATATTTCATCTACACGGTTACTGTCCTAcatttgcaaataaaacagctgtgtgttttcaGTTTTTTGTCGATTTGTCAAAATTAACGGCttttcatttttgtcatttggTACGTTTTTACTTGCGCCTTAACCAGTGGTTGTAagaattgaatataattttgcataaaaattttACGAACAAATGTAAGGATACCATACAGTTTTTTTAGTCATATTAAAACGCTTCATTTCGTGCATAGAAATCATAAATTCAAAAGATCAATTGTAAGGATCTCATACAGATTTGGTAATAGGCCTTGTTTTTAAAGTAGGGTATTTTCTTTCTCATTAGAAATTGAACAAactaatttcaatattttttttatttaaaactataTAACAGTATATACAATAGGCTTTTCATGCTACTTCAATGCATATAAATTCAATTGAATAAACTAAATGATAACGATATAGACTAACTTAAGTTCGGTAAGTACATGAGTAGTTTGTTTTTGTCGTGtagacgtttttttttgtttgctgcGCTGCATCACAGCAACCTAGTGTGGGAGTATATTTACAGTTGGCTGTGACATGTTCTGTCTGTTTTACAGTTATGCTATTTCTAGTTCGCTAAATTATGTCATTCTGTCTTTATTGTTTcgctata
It contains:
- the LOC110678038 gene encoding uncharacterized protein LOC110678038 isoform X1, whose product is MLPRGLRGAPKCHRCRHHHLLRKDFQVHRPCRSEGLLDNYRKRFQKVHRRNLHPQTYIQWSEVKPHPQTSIQHHHAQGSDQMGHNLQYHSSQTMNARSKREARGTGGKFPNRGG
- the LOC110678038 gene encoding uncharacterized protein LOC110678038 isoform X2, with the protein product MLPRGLRGAPKCHRCRHHHLLRKDFQVHRPCRSEGLLDNYRKRFQKVHRRNLHPQTYIQCTLRLVSNITTRKEVTRWGITYNITAAKR